A stretch of Thiovulum sp. ES DNA encodes these proteins:
- a CDS encoding ribosomal protein S3, bacterial type (PFAM: KH domain; Ribosomal protein S3, C-terminal domain; Ribosomal protein S3, N-terminal domain~TIGRFAM: ribosomal protein S3, bacterial type) produces the protein MGQKVNPIGLRLGINRNWDSRWFPTREKASEFVAEDHKIRKYLKKQLYYAGISNIIIERTATKLRVTLVAARPGIIIGKKGADIDKLKVSLQKFIKREVAVNIKEEKRPQASAQLAAENVATQLERRVAFRRAMKKMIQNAQKAGIKGVKVAVAGRLGGAEMARTEWYIEGRVPLHTLRAKIDYGFAEANTTYGIIGVKVWFFKGEVLTKGIQSDEAEAQEDKRNRKGKRAPRKRERRS, from the coding sequence ATGGGTCAAAAAGTCAATCCAATTGGACTCCGATTAGGAATCAATAGAAATTGGGATTCAAGATGGTTTCCAACACGGGAAAAGGCTTCTGAATTTGTAGCTGAAGATCACAAAATCAGAAAATACCTTAAAAAACAACTTTATTATGCGGGAATCTCAAACATTATTATTGAGAGAACTGCTACAAAACTTCGAGTTACTCTTGTTGCTGCTCGACCTGGAATTATCATTGGTAAAAAAGGTGCGGACATTGATAAACTAAAAGTTTCACTTCAAAAGTTCATCAAACGAGAAGTTGCTGTAAATATTAAAGAGGAAAAACGACCTCAAGCATCTGCTCAACTTGCTGCTGAAAATGTTGCTACTCAACTTGAGAGAAGAGTTGCATTCCGAAGAGCGATGAAAAAGATGATTCAAAATGCTCAAAAAGCTGGAATCAAAGGTGTTAAAGTTGCAGTTGCTGGAAGACTTGGTGGTGCTGAAATGGCTCGAACTGAATGGTATATTGAGGGAAGAGTTCCACTTCACACATTAAGAGCGAAAATCGATTATGGTTTTGCTGAAGCAAACACAACTTACGGAATCATTGGTGTAAAAGTTTGGTTCTTTAAAGGTGAGGTTCTTACAAAAGGTATCCAGTCTGATGAAGCTGAGGCTCAAGAAGACAAAAGAAACCGAAAAGGTAAGAGAGCTCCCCGAAAAAGAGAAAGGAGATCATAA
- a CDS encoding ribosomal protein L29 (PFAM: Ribosomal L29 protein~TIGRFAM: ribosomal protein L29) produces the protein MKFTDLKDKSLDELNKLLDEKKLELFQLKVKKQMSQLQNTAEIRVVRKDIARINTAITALSKEA, from the coding sequence ATGAAATTTACTGATTTAAAAGATAAATCTCTTGATGAGTTGAATAAACTTCTTGATGAGAAGAAGTTAGAGCTTTTTCAACTTAAAGTTAAAAAGCAGATGTCTCAACTCCAAAACACAGCTGAAATTCGAGTAGTCCGAAAAGACATTGCAAGAATCAATACAGCTATTACAGCTTTAAGTAAGGAAGCCTAA
- a CDS encoding ribosomal protein L2, bacterial/organellar (PFAM: Ribosomal Proteins L2, RNA binding domain; Ribosomal Proteins L2, C-terminal domain~TIGRFAM: ribosomal protein L2, bacterial/organellar): MAIKTYKPTTPSRRYITNVSSDDITSKPTVRGLLKRISAKAGRNNRGRITSRHKEAGAKKLYRIIDFKRNKFDVVGTVATIEYDPYRNCRIALINYADGEKRYILQPKDLKVGDKVVSASEGLDVKPGNAMKLKSIPVGTLVHNIEMKPGKGGQMVRSAGGSAQIMGREEKYVILRLPSGEMRKILGECIATIGTVGNEEYGNIVIGKAGTNRHRGIRPQTRGSAMNPIDHPHGGGEGKTNSGRNPVTPWGFPTKGGKTRRKKASDKLIISRRKSKKGN, translated from the coding sequence ATGGCAATTAAAACTTATAAACCGACTACTCCAAGTAGAAGATACATTACAAATGTAAGCAGTGATGATATTACAAGTAAGCCAACAGTTAGAGGTCTTTTAAAAAGAATTTCTGCAAAAGCTGGACGGAATAACCGAGGTAGAATCACTTCACGACACAAAGAGGCTGGAGCTAAAAAACTATACAGAATTATTGATTTCAAAAGAAATAAATTTGATGTAGTTGGAACAGTTGCAACAATCGAGTACGATCCGTACAGAAACTGCCGAATTGCTTTAATCAACTATGCTGATGGTGAAAAGAGATATATCTTACAACCAAAAGATTTAAAAGTTGGTGATAAAGTTGTTAGTGCATCTGAAGGTCTTGATGTTAAACCTGGTAATGCAATGAAATTGAAAAGTATTCCTGTGGGGACACTTGTTCATAACATCGAGATGAAACCTGGTAAAGGTGGTCAGATGGTTAGAAGTGCTGGTGGTTCTGCTCAAATCATGGGTCGAGAAGAGAAATATGTCATCTTAAGACTTCCAAGTGGTGAGATGAGAAAAATTCTTGGTGAATGTATTGCTACTATTGGAACTGTTGGTAATGAAGAGTACGGAAACATCGTTATCGGTAAAGCAGGAACAAACAGACACAGAGGGATTAGACCGCAAACAAGAGGGTCTGCAATGAACCCAATCGATCACCCACACGGTGGAGGTGAAGGTAAAACTAACTCTGGTAGAAATCCTGTTACTCCTTGGGGCTTCCCAACTAAAGGTGGTAAGACTCGACGGAAAAAAGCGAGTGATAAACTAATTATTTCTCGAAGAAAATCAAAGAAGGGTAACTAA
- a CDS encoding ribosomal protein S19, bacterial/organelle (PFAM: Ribosomal protein S19~TIGRFAM: ribosomal protein S19, bacterial/organelle), with protein sequence MARSVKKGPFIDGHLLKKVVTAKETKNKKPIKTWSRRSTIIPDMIGLTFNVHDGRKFIPVYVTENHVGYKLGEFAPSRTFKGHKGSVQKKIGK encoded by the coding sequence ATGGCTAGATCAGTTAAAAAAGGTCCTTTTATAGATGGTCATCTCTTAAAGAAAGTTGTAACTGCTAAAGAGACGAAAAATAAAAAACCTATCAAAACTTGGAGTCGAAGAAGCACAATCATTCCAGATATGATTGGTTTAACTTTCAATGTTCATGATGGTAGAAAATTTATTCCTGTTTATGTAACTGAAAATCATGTTGGTTATAAACTAGGTGAATTTGCTCCGTCAAGAACTTTCAAAGGACACAAAGGTTCTGTCCAGAAAAAGATAGGTAAGTAA
- a CDS encoding ribosomal protein L16, bacterial/organelle (PFAM: Ribosomal protein L16p/L10e~TIGRFAM: ribosomal protein L16, bacterial/organelle), producing MLMPKRMKFRKYMKGRNRGKAQRGNKLNFGTIGFKATEAGRIDSRQIEAARIAMTRKVKRQAKVWIRVFPDKPLTAKPLEVRMGKGKGGIDRWVMNIKPGRVIFEMTGVDEELAREALQLGMSKLPFKTKIVTKEMSHEIY from the coding sequence ATGTTAATGCCTAAAAGAATGAAGTTCCGAAAATATATGAAAGGGCGAAACCGAGGTAAAGCACAGCGGGGAAATAAGCTCAATTTTGGAACTATCGGTTTTAAAGCGACTGAAGCTGGACGAATTGACTCAAGACAAATTGAGGCTGCTCGGATTGCTATGACTCGAAAGGTGAAAAGACAAGCTAAAGTTTGGATTCGTGTTTTCCCTGATAAGCCACTAACTGCTAAACCACTCGAAGTAAGAATGGGTAAAGGTAAAGGTGGAATTGATCGATGGGTTATGAACATTAAGCCTGGTCGAGTTATTTTTGAGATGACTGGAGTTGATGAAGAGTTAGCTCGAGAGGCTCTACAACTTGGAATGAGCAAATTGCCTTTCAAAACTAAAATCGTTACAAAGGAGATGAGTCATGAAATTTACTGA
- a CDS encoding ribosomal protein L22, bacterial type (PFAM: Ribosomal protein L22p/L17e~TIGRFAM: ribosomal protein L22, bacterial type): MATATLKFVRLSPIKARLIAREVQGMNVEEALAALQFTPNKAAGVISKVITSAVANSEIDAEDLIINSCRVDKGPELKRFRPRARGSASGIRKPTSHVFVEVLEAKGE; the protein is encoded by the coding sequence ATGGCAACAGCAACACTTAAATTTGTAAGACTCTCTCCAATTAAAGCTAGATTAATTGCAAGAGAAGTTCAGGGAATGAATGTAGAAGAGGCACTTGCTGCTCTCCAATTTACTCCAAACAAAGCTGCTGGAGTTATCTCTAAGGTAATCACTTCTGCCGTTGCAAACAGCGAAATTGATGCTGAAGATTTAATCATTAATTCTTGCCGAGTTGATAAAGGTCCTGAACTTAAAAGATTTAGACCAAGAGCAAGAGGTAGTGCTTCAGGAATTAGAAAACCTACATCTCATGTATTTGTAGAAGTTTTAGAAGCTAAGGGAGAATAG